Proteins encoded together in one Etheostoma cragini isolate CJK2018 chromosome 11, CSU_Ecrag_1.0, whole genome shotgun sequence window:
- the LOC117952796 gene encoding interleukin-10 receptor subunit beta-like, which yields MAAKVSAFILTLSTLWGSRVVSGVLSTPTNVRLTSSNLNLVLRWDPPDPPVSGLLYTTEYSSPTQDYKVGCANISTLECDLTNFPNSIFRYGKYTGRVRAQLGTNSSAWMGSNQITMDRDSIIGAPNVSLFANGASIEVSIKDPVFRISELRSVYHLATYNITYWKAGQKEKAQSSSTLQNRVVLNDLAPWTKYCVQVQINTGRNPNHSVPSAAVCESTDNEEEAPWVAAVVTFVVMATAVAVVAAAVVYRKRISNFLCPKDALPQHFKEYLLAPPNSSMYLDMRNSRPPKEVFDPVSIVAGGGTLEEGLPLEASGTSCSKQPDTT from the exons ATGGCGGCCAAAGTTTCTGCCTTCATCCTGACGCTTTCAACACTATGGGGATCCAGAg TGGTGTCGGGAGTCCTCAGCACACCCACAAACGTGCGCTTGACCTCCTCTAACTTGAATCTGGTGCTGAGGTGGGATCCACCTGACCCCCCAGTCAGCGGCCTGCTCTACACAACCGAGTACAG CTCCCCCACCCAAGACTACAAAGTGGGCTGTGCGAACATCTCCACCCTTGAATGTGACCTGACCAACTTCCCGAACTCCATATTTAGGTATGGAAAGTATACAGGGAGAGTTCGGGCGCAGCTGGGGACCAATAGCTCCGCCTGGATGGGAAGCAACCAGATTACCATGGACAGAGATT CCATCATTGGTGCGCCTAATGTCTCTCTCTTCGCCAACGGGGCTTCTATCGAAGTCAGCATCAAAGATCCAGTGTTCAGGATCTCTGAACTCCGAAGTGTTTACCACCTGGCCACTTACAACATCACCTACTGGAAGGCCGGCCAGAAGGAAAAG GCCCAAAGCAGCAGCACGCTGCAAAATCGGGTGGTTCTTAACGACCTGGCCCCCTGGACCAAGTACTGTGTCCAAGTCCAGATCAACACCGGGAGGAACCCCAACCACAGCGTGCCCAGCGCGGCTGTTTGTGAGAGCACCGACAACG AAGAAGAGGCACCCTGGGTGGCAGCGGTGGTGACGTTTGTCGTCATGGCGACGGCAGTGGCCGTGGTGGCGGCCGCAGTCGTGTATCGGAAACGCATTTCCAACTTTCTATGCCCAAAGGATGCACTGCCTCAGCACTTTAAAGAG TACCTGCTGGCCCCTCCCAACTCGTCCATGTACCTAGACATGCGAAACTCCCGTCCACCTAAGGAGGTCTTTGACCCGGTCAGCATCGTGGCAGGCGGCGGCACCCTGGAGGAGGGGCTCCCTCTGGAGGCATCAGGGACTAGCTGCAGCAAACAGCCCGACACCACATAG